The Methanoregula boonei 6A8 genome has a window encoding:
- a CDS encoding DUF1890 domain-containing protein translates to MAGNDTIAGEAPQTKKTAVLVLGCPQVPVQTSVALYLADKLSVAGIAPVIAGNKAAITLLVVADPKRHYLKEVMDLDRAIAQISDKKRDFDLCFVFIHNDAGVSYAATMAAISKAKIFPVIYGEHWEEMAAQITFPCTKIAVKAVHNPLPIKKIIDEVAPSWAA, encoded by the coding sequence ATGGCAGGGAACGATACCATTGCCGGGGAAGCACCGCAGACAAAGAAGACTGCAGTCCTTGTCCTCGGTTGCCCGCAGGTCCCGGTGCAGACGAGTGTTGCGCTGTACCTGGCAGATAAGTTATCCGTGGCTGGCATAGCCCCGGTGATTGCCGGGAACAAGGCGGCCATTACCCTTCTTGTGGTTGCCGATCCGAAAAGGCATTACTTAAAAGAGGTCATGGACCTTGATCGTGCGATTGCCCAGATATCCGACAAGAAACGGGATTTTGACCTCTGCTTTGTTTTTATCCATAACGATGCCGGGGTAAGTTATGCTGCGACCATGGCAGCGATCTCGAAAGCGAAAATATTCCCGGTGATCTACGGCGAACACTGGGAGGAGATGGCTGCCCAGATCACCTTCCCCTGCACAAAGATTGCCGTAAAGGCCGTACACAATCCCCTGCCCATAAAGAAGATAATCGACGAGGTGGCACCGTCATGGGCTGCGTAG
- a CDS encoding 2-oxoacid:acceptor oxidoreductase subunit alpha, which produces MTELSVLVGGRAGDGISNAGAMIAQLFNHMGYFVYMYTDYPSLIRGGHNYALVRAADRPVGACNNHIDYLVALNQETVALHLPQCPDCTFVANEDMVKSLPRGQAVPVNAILKEEAAPPITGNSAMIGAFAKAAGIPWEIVEKVFHRHMQKAADENLRVAKRAYTLVQTFRPIPLLSGPACSLLSGNEAIGLGLAAGGLDTYIAYPMTPSSTLLHFLAGNAEQLGMRVIHPENEIAVILMGLGSAIAGAKTAVGTSGGGFCLMTEGLSFAGMAEIPIVIVVSQRTGPSTGLPTYTGQADLRFVLHAGQGEFPRLVAAPADPGEAYLWSTAALRLAWKYQIPAFILVDKTLSEGSYSVDPDRLPDLQVSEPALWDGQGTYRRYLDAPKGGISPLAFTGRKNATVKINSYAHDEDGITTEEAALVAKMADKRARKGEELREELNRLPCISTGGKKDAPVALLCWGSVGNACGEVATDLGLRVIRPVVLSPFPDRQFADACAGVERLIAVEENATGQLVSLVKEHGRNLDDTILKYDGRPFSPEELKRRVQEVLTL; this is translated from the coding sequence ATGACGGAACTATCCGTGCTCGTGGGGGGGAGGGCAGGTGACGGTATCAGCAATGCCGGGGCAATGATTGCGCAGCTCTTCAACCACATGGGCTATTTTGTATATATGTACACCGATTACCCGTCGCTCATCAGGGGCGGGCACAATTATGCGCTGGTACGCGCTGCAGATAGGCCGGTCGGTGCCTGCAACAACCATATCGATTACCTGGTGGCGCTCAACCAGGAAACTGTTGCCCTCCACCTCCCGCAGTGCCCGGACTGCACGTTCGTGGCAAATGAGGATATGGTAAAATCGCTTCCCCGGGGTCAAGCTGTTCCTGTAAATGCAATCCTCAAAGAGGAGGCTGCACCGCCCATCACCGGGAACTCTGCGATGATCGGGGCATTTGCCAAAGCCGCCGGGATTCCCTGGGAGATCGTCGAAAAGGTCTTCCACCGGCATATGCAGAAGGCGGCAGATGAGAATCTCCGGGTTGCCAAAAGGGCCTACACGCTGGTGCAGACCTTCCGTCCGATCCCCCTGCTTTCCGGCCCGGCATGCAGCCTGCTCTCCGGGAACGAGGCCATCGGGCTTGGTCTTGCGGCAGGCGGCTTGGATACATATATTGCCTACCCGATGACGCCATCGTCTACCCTTCTCCACTTCCTTGCAGGCAATGCAGAGCAGCTCGGGATGCGGGTTATTCACCCGGAAAACGAGATCGCGGTCATCCTGATGGGACTGGGAAGCGCAATCGCCGGGGCAAAAACCGCTGTCGGCACATCGGGCGGCGGGTTCTGCCTGATGACGGAAGGGCTCTCGTTTGCCGGGATGGCCGAGATCCCCATCGTGATCGTGGTCTCCCAGAGAACCGGGCCCTCCACCGGTCTCCCTACCTACACCGGGCAGGCCGATCTCCGGTTCGTGCTCCATGCCGGCCAGGGAGAGTTTCCCCGGCTGGTTGCGGCACCTGCCGATCCCGGTGAAGCCTACCTCTGGTCGACAGCCGCGCTCCGCCTGGCGTGGAAATACCAGATCCCGGCATTTATTCTTGTGGACAAGACACTTTCCGAGGGATCCTATAGTGTCGATCCGGACCGGCTTCCCGATCTCCAAGTCTCCGAGCCTGCTCTCTGGGACGGCCAGGGAACCTATCGGAGGTATCTTGATGCGCCGAAGGGGGGAATTTCCCCGCTGGCATTCACGGGCAGGAAAAACGCCACGGTCAAGATAAACAGCTATGCCCACGATGAGGACGGGATTACCACAGAAGAGGCCGCCCTTGTAGCAAAGATGGCAGACAAGCGTGCACGCAAAGGTGAGGAGCTCAGGGAAGAGCTGAACCGGCTCCCCTGCATTAGTACCGGGGGGAAGAAGGATGCTCCGGTTGCACTCCTTTGTTGGGGATCGGTCGGGAATGCCTGTGGCGAAGTGGCCACTGATCTGGGTCTCCGGGTGATCCGGCCAGTGGTACTCTCCCCGTTCCCGGACCGGCAGTTCGCTGATGCCTGCGCTGGGGTAGAGCGCCTGATCGCTGTCGAAGAGAACGCAACCGGGCAGCTGGTGTCGCTGGTGAAAGAACATGGCAGGAACCTGGACGATACGATCCTCAAATATGACGGCCGACCATTCTCCCCGGAAGAACTGAAGCGGCGGGTACAGGAGGTTCTCACGTTATGA
- a CDS encoding nucleic acid-binding protein: protein MVLFHYALVDDLISKEEFERRVEEKIEECGDLLDEPTAAMLVVGALGRQHVKIRALSGKSSLFCFFARVIDKTEPKEFDRKDGEKGWVATLLVGDETGTTRVVLWDERAGAVLEIAIGDVLEVIGRHPGKSMHEIYALALRKATCEITCTATVGMSGTGLSSEPVDLEAILIGAEMPRSFTRRDGTTGEMRECLIGDAEGTARLVAWAPDHLMGIPPGSTVHIHGAKPDRRAEGRAYSIDETSTVNLSDSTVTIPFTPLGSVADAGQYSVTGEVKAAQEPRAFTTKSGNPSWVRNIRISDGTEELAVVLWGELALQPLRSGDRVEIYHGSARAGRFGGIELGVGRGSVFRLPQEARREITFTGTIIPGNGGTFIDNGTERYLITGEYQPGAEIAVTGVLAGSRIIPATAVPAGKTPKELAGRLAALIARIDAPRT from the coding sequence GTGGTACTCTTCCACTATGCGCTGGTCGACGACCTCATCAGCAAGGAAGAATTCGAACGGCGCGTAGAAGAAAAGATCGAGGAATGCGGTGACCTCCTTGATGAGCCGACTGCAGCAATGCTGGTTGTCGGGGCACTCGGGAGACAGCATGTCAAGATCCGGGCCCTCTCGGGAAAATCCAGTCTTTTTTGCTTTTTTGCACGGGTGATCGATAAGACCGAGCCCAAAGAATTTGACCGCAAGGATGGCGAGAAAGGATGGGTTGCCACGCTCCTTGTAGGCGACGAGACCGGGACCACGCGGGTCGTTCTCTGGGATGAACGGGCGGGGGCGGTACTTGAGATCGCCATAGGGGACGTGCTGGAGGTGATCGGGAGGCACCCGGGAAAGAGCATGCACGAGATCTATGCCCTTGCCCTGCGGAAGGCTACGTGCGAGATTACCTGCACTGCAACCGTAGGTATGAGCGGGACCGGGTTATCATCAGAACCGGTGGATCTCGAAGCAATCCTGATCGGTGCAGAGATGCCCCGCTCATTTACCCGCCGCGATGGGACCACAGGTGAGATGCGTGAATGCCTCATCGGTGATGCAGAAGGGACTGCCCGCCTTGTCGCGTGGGCACCGGATCACCTCATGGGCATCCCTCCGGGCAGCACGGTCCATATCCATGGGGCAAAGCCCGATCGCCGTGCGGAGGGTCGGGCATACAGCATTGATGAGACAAGCACGGTGAACCTCTCGGATTCCACCGTAACCATCCCTTTTACCCCGCTCGGATCGGTTGCTGACGCTGGGCAGTACTCCGTTACCGGTGAAGTAAAGGCCGCACAGGAGCCCCGGGCGTTTACCACAAAGTCCGGTAACCCGTCCTGGGTGAGAAACATCCGTATCAGCGACGGGACGGAAGAGCTCGCAGTCGTGCTCTGGGGGGAACTCGCACTCCAGCCGCTCCGATCCGGTGACAGGGTCGAGATCTATCACGGGTCGGCCCGGGCCGGACGCTTTGGTGGGATCGAGCTAGGCGTGGGCAGGGGAAGCGTTTTCCGGCTGCCGCAGGAAGCGCGGCGGGAGATCACGTTTACCGGGACGATCATTCCCGGGAACGGGGGCACGTTCATCGACAACGGAACCGAGCGGTACCTCATCACGGGCGAATACCAGCCCGGCGCTGAGATCGCGGTGACCGGGGTGCTTGCCGGCAGCCGTATTATCCCTGCAACCGCAGTGCCGGCCGGGAAGACCCCCAAGGAGCTGGCCGGTCGCCTCGCCGCCTTAATTGCACGGATTGACGCTCCCCGCACATGA
- the lysA gene encoding diaminopimelate decarboxylase translates to MKLPSHITIRDGHLHIGSHDCVTLTAKYGTPLYVTSEDRICEHFTAYQSALSRRYAKVQVLFAAKANGNLAVMRALARLGAGADVFSSGELALALEAGMPASKLLFNGSSKTPADLALAVKHGVKVSLDSLDELHQLDAIAANAGKVAEISFRVNPALEVPTHPKIATGLATSKFGIPHEQIPAAYKEALACKNVKPVGIHCHIGSQILDVVPFARAAEVMVRIAKEISDIGVKLEFLDLGGGLGIPYHHDTDPAPTPEDYAAAVMPVFLEGIEKAGITPSLWVEPGRFLVADSTVLLTRVNSTKAAHKRFANVDAGFNLLIRPAMYDSYHEIIVANRADAPHTTEYTITGPICETGDILAADRKLPELAAGDLIAVLDAGAYGYAMSSQYNGRPRCPEILIHGKEETLMRRPETLADLTSAMVHPPWQR, encoded by the coding sequence GTGAAACTGCCATCGCACATTACAATCAGGGACGGACATCTGCACATAGGGAGCCATGACTGCGTCACCCTCACGGCAAAGTACGGTACCCCGCTCTACGTGACAAGCGAGGACCGGATCTGCGAGCACTTTACGGCATACCAGTCAGCCCTCTCCAGGAGATACGCGAAGGTTCAGGTCCTCTTTGCAGCAAAGGCAAACGGTAACCTTGCGGTGATGAGGGCGCTCGCCCGGCTCGGCGCCGGGGCGGACGTCTTTTCCTCAGGTGAACTCGCGCTTGCCCTCGAAGCAGGGATGCCGGCGTCAAAACTGCTTTTTAACGGCAGCTCAAAAACTCCAGCCGACCTCGCCCTTGCGGTAAAACACGGTGTGAAGGTTTCGCTCGATTCTCTCGACGAACTTCACCAGCTCGATGCAATCGCTGCAAATGCAGGAAAAGTTGCAGAGATCTCATTTCGGGTCAACCCGGCGCTCGAAGTCCCGACTCACCCGAAGATCGCCACCGGCCTTGCGACAAGCAAGTTTGGGATCCCGCATGAGCAGATCCCGGCGGCATACAAAGAAGCGCTTGCCTGCAAAAACGTAAAACCCGTCGGAATTCACTGCCATATCGGTTCGCAGATCCTCGATGTGGTGCCGTTTGCAAGGGCGGCCGAGGTCATGGTTAGGATCGCAAAAGAGATTTCTGACATAGGAGTGAAATTAGAGTTTCTCGACCTCGGGGGCGGACTGGGAATTCCATACCACCACGATACAGACCCGGCACCGACTCCCGAGGACTACGCGGCTGCAGTCATGCCGGTTTTCCTTGAAGGGATCGAGAAAGCAGGCATCACCCCCTCGCTCTGGGTTGAGCCGGGCCGGTTCCTTGTCGCCGACTCGACCGTGCTTCTTACCCGGGTCAATTCGACAAAGGCCGCCCACAAGAGGTTTGCCAACGTTGATGCAGGGTTTAACCTGCTTATCCGGCCCGCAATGTACGACTCCTATCACGAGATTATTGTCGCAAACCGTGCGGACGCCCCGCACACCACTGAGTACACCATAACCGGGCCGATCTGCGAGACCGGGGATATCCTTGCTGCCGACCGGAAACTCCCGGAGCTTGCGGCAGGAGATCTCATTGCGGTGCTGGATGCCGGTGCGTACGGGTATGCGATGTCCTCGCAGTACAATGGCCGGCCCCGCTGCCCCGAGATACTCATCCACGGGAAGGAGGAGACGCTCATGCGGCGTCCCGAGACACTCGCTGACCTGACCAGCGCTATGGTACATCCCCCCTGGCAGCGGTAG
- a CDS encoding response regulator produces MAGKGKVLLVDDEEIILDVSREVLRFLGYDAAFAKEGGAAIEMYRQAKESGQPFDLVIIDLTIPEGLGGQETIEKLRSYDPEVKAVVSSGYTNDPVMQEYAKYGFSGRLTKPYRINEMKALLESMIQKK; encoded by the coding sequence GTGGCAGGTAAAGGAAAAGTGCTTCTGGTAGATGATGAGGAGATCATCCTGGATGTTTCCCGCGAAGTGCTCCGGTTTCTTGGGTACGATGCAGCCTTTGCCAAGGAAGGCGGTGCGGCAATTGAGATGTACAGGCAGGCCAAAGAATCAGGCCAGCCTTTTGATCTCGTTATTATTGATCTCACGATTCCAGAAGGGCTCGGGGGTCAGGAAACCATAGAAAAACTCCGCAGCTACGACCCGGAGGTAAAAGCCGTGGTGTCAAGCGGCTATACCAACGACCCGGTCATGCAGGAATATGCAAAATACGGTTTTTCCGGCAGGCTTACCAAGCCCTACCGGATCAATGAGATGAAGGCACTCCTGGAAAGCATGATCCAGAAGAAGTAG
- a CDS encoding TspO/MBR family protein, with protein sequence MKQDHHTGRLIISLIACLIPGYIALYLFTTSIPGWYSGLKKPGFLPSDLMVFYALILLFCLLGLSLYSIWCAGLDHNEVKAALRFFVFTLTLLMLWFASFFFLQAIFFAFVIMVMVIAMILCTLAQILRSAVTAAFFIVPCLILMIIIGYANLMIVELNAGLPAWGIIP encoded by the coding sequence ATGAAGCAGGATCACCATACCGGCAGGCTGATTATATCCCTTATTGCTTGCCTTATTCCCGGCTACATTGCGCTCTACCTTTTTACCACATCGATACCCGGATGGTACTCCGGCCTTAAAAAACCCGGCTTTCTTCCCTCTGATCTTATGGTTTTTTACGCGCTCATCCTGCTCTTTTGTCTTTTGGGACTGTCCCTGTATTCCATCTGGTGTGCCGGGCTCGATCATAACGAGGTCAAAGCGGCCCTTAGGTTCTTCGTTTTCACGCTCACGTTGCTTATGCTCTGGTTTGCTTCTTTCTTTTTCCTTCAGGCAATCTTCTTTGCGTTTGTCATCATGGTGATGGTTATTGCCATGATACTGTGCACGCTTGCCCAGATCCTGCGATCGGCGGTGACCGCAGCATTTTTTATTGTACCATGCCTGATCCTGATGATTATTATCGGCTATGCAAACCTGATGATCGTTGAACTGAATGCAGGGTTGCCGGCATGGGGAATTATCCCATAA
- a CDS encoding thiamine pyrophosphate-dependent enzyme, which yields MTRNLITPVQNTWCPGCGNFSIQHTLKDILTDMEKEGRSLDDVVLVSGIGCHAKIADYLNINTVYTLHGRTIPVATGLKLANPDLTVICCAGDGDAYAEGLDHLIFAAKRNIDLTMIVHNNRVYGLTTGQYTPTSPLGFKGKSTPSGTAEYPFNPLELMFASGATYIARGYTRKMSQLGQLIRQGIAHKGFAFIDVLQICASFFNMTEYYQSHVYDLAGHDTRDFGKACTRAREWDYNLDAPIALGTFYEQVLPTFDERLPVWHHILQDERMNRVRDLFEAAK from the coding sequence ATGACCCGGAATCTGATCACCCCGGTGCAGAACACCTGGTGCCCGGGCTGCGGGAACTTCTCGATCCAGCACACGCTCAAGGATATCCTTACCGACATGGAGAAGGAGGGCAGATCCCTTGACGATGTGGTGCTTGTCTCCGGTATCGGCTGCCATGCGAAGATTGCCGATTACCTCAACATCAATACCGTCTACACCCTCCATGGGCGGACGATCCCGGTAGCAACAGGCCTAAAACTTGCAAACCCGGACCTCACTGTGATCTGCTGTGCTGGCGATGGGGACGCGTATGCGGAAGGGCTTGATCACCTGATTTTTGCAGCCAAGCGAAACATCGATCTCACGATGATAGTACACAACAACCGGGTCTACGGCCTTACTACCGGCCAGTATACCCCTACATCCCCACTCGGCTTTAAAGGGAAATCCACCCCTTCAGGGACCGCCGAATATCCATTTAATCCCCTGGAGCTGATGTTTGCAAGCGGTGCCACCTACATCGCACGGGGATATACAAGAAAGATGTCGCAACTGGGACAGCTGATCCGGCAGGGGATCGCACACAAGGGGTTCGCCTTCATTGATGTTCTCCAGATCTGCGCGAGTTTCTTTAACATGACCGAGTATTACCAGTCCCATGTGTATGATCTCGCAGGTCATGACACCCGTGATTTTGGGAAGGCATGCACCAGGGCGAGGGAGTGGGATTATAATCTTGATGCCCCAATTGCGTTGGGGACATTCTATGAGCAGGTCCTTCCCACCTTCGATGAGCGCCTTCCCGTCTGGCACCATATTCTACAGGATGAGCGTATGAACCGGGTCCGAGACCTTTTCGAGGCTGCGAAGTGA
- a CDS encoding DUF1894 domain-containing protein, translating into MGCVESLPYEVIMRDASFKECREYIKSHFSESIDVEPGFKIFDVHTIGVPPIAVGIDGNFVIFPYTKPCHGTFLLRVEDAEEATRLRALKKSR; encoded by the coding sequence ATGGGCTGCGTAGAATCTCTTCCCTACGAGGTCATCATGAGGGACGCTTCGTTTAAGGAGTGCCGGGAGTACATCAAGAGCCACTTTTCCGAATCGATCGATGTCGAACCGGGATTCAAGATCTTCGATGTCCACACTATCGGAGTACCCCCAATCGCCGTCGGCATCGATGGAAACTTTGTCATTTTTCCTTATACCAAACCCTGCCACGGAACCTTCCTCTTGCGGGTGGAGGATGCAGAAGAGGCCACGCGTCTGCGTGCCCTGAAAAAAAGCCGGTAG
- the radA gene encoding DNA repair and recombination protein RadA encodes MAEKALEIEDLPGVGPSTADKLREAGYLSVESIATASPAELSEITEISESTAKKIIKAARESADIGSFRTGKDIFEQRKEIRKLSFRVPELDALMGGGLETQAITEMYGEFGSGKSQVVHQMAVNVQLPEEQGGMNGSVIYIDTENTFRPERIEQMVAGLGIDDIPDTQEFLDNIHIARAHTSDHQMLLVENSRDLANELKGSEKPVKLFIIDSLTAHFRSEYAGRGTLAARQQKLNRHMHELFKLIDEHNAVGLVTNQVMSNPAVFFGDPTKPIGGNIVGHTATFRIYLRKSKAGKRIARLVDSPNLPEGEAPFMVEEAGLKPC; translated from the coding sequence ATGGCTGAAAAAGCACTGGAAATAGAAGATTTACCCGGAGTCGGGCCAAGCACCGCTGACAAGCTTCGCGAAGCAGGTTACCTTTCCGTTGAGAGCATTGCAACGGCTTCACCAGCTGAACTCTCCGAGATCACGGAGATCTCAGAATCAACCGCAAAGAAGATCATTAAGGCAGCCCGCGAATCTGCAGATATAGGAAGTTTCCGGACCGGAAAAGACATCTTCGAGCAGAGGAAGGAAATCAGGAAACTCTCGTTTAGGGTCCCGGAACTCGACGCACTCATGGGTGGCGGGCTGGAAACGCAGGCAATCACCGAAATGTACGGTGAATTCGGTTCCGGTAAAAGCCAGGTCGTCCACCAGATGGCAGTCAATGTCCAGCTTCCCGAGGAGCAGGGGGGTATGAACGGCAGCGTGATCTATATCGATACCGAGAATACGTTCCGTCCCGAGCGTATCGAGCAGATGGTGGCGGGCCTGGGTATCGATGATATCCCGGACACCCAGGAGTTCCTGGACAATATCCATATCGCCCGGGCCCACACCTCCGATCACCAGATGCTCCTTGTGGAGAACTCCCGAGATCTCGCAAACGAACTCAAAGGGAGCGAAAAACCCGTAAAACTCTTCATCATCGACTCGCTCACCGCCCATTTCCGGTCCGAGTACGCCGGCCGGGGCACCCTTGCCGCACGGCAGCAGAAACTCAACCGGCATATGCATGAGCTCTTCAAGCTCATTGATGAGCACAACGCCGTAGGCCTTGTCACAAACCAGGTCATGTCCAACCCTGCGGTCTTCTTTGGGGACCCGACAAAACCTATCGGGGGGAATATTGTCGGCCACACCGCTACGTTCCGGATCTATCTCAGGAAGAGCAAGGCCGGCAAACGCATCGCCCGCCTCGTGGACAGCCCCAACCTTCCCGAGGGTGAAGCACCGTTCATGGTAGAAGAGGCGGGACTCAAGCCGTGTTAA
- a CDS encoding LL-diaminopimelate aminotransferase, with translation MYSARMSNLPPYLFARIDEMKAEQQKKGVDIIDLGVGDPDLPTPPHIVDALCTAARDPNNHHYPSYAGMPAYREAVAGWYHKRFGVKLDASRETLALMGSKDGITHIGEAFVNPGDYVLAPSPGYPGYSTGTLFSEGKVHEMPLLQKNNFLPVLDDIPEKVVRTAKLMFINYPNNPTAAIAPLSFYKEVVDFAADNNIVVVSDNPYSEVAFDGYKAPSFLEARGAMEVGIEMHSLSKTYNMTGWRIGMAVGNQEILSGLGRVKTNVDSGVFNAVQYAAIAALSGPQDCVKEACAIYQERRDVLVAGLRDLGFDVPAPKATFYVWMPVKDCMSFAAKLLNEAGIVVTPGIGFGSAGEGYVRFAITRPVERIHEAIERMRRLSL, from the coding sequence ATGTACTCAGCACGCATGAGCAATCTCCCTCCGTACCTTTTTGCACGGATTGACGAGATGAAAGCAGAGCAGCAGAAAAAAGGCGTGGATATCATTGACTTGGGCGTCGGCGACCCGGATCTTCCCACCCCTCCCCATATTGTGGATGCCCTCTGCACCGCCGCACGTGATCCAAACAACCATCACTATCCCTCGTATGCCGGGATGCCGGCTTACCGCGAGGCCGTTGCCGGTTGGTACCATAAGCGGTTCGGTGTTAAGCTCGATGCATCACGTGAAACCCTTGCCCTGATGGGCTCCAAGGACGGGATCACCCATATTGGCGAGGCATTTGTAAATCCGGGCGATTACGTGCTTGCCCCGAGCCCCGGCTACCCGGGGTACTCGACCGGCACCCTCTTTTCAGAAGGGAAAGTCCACGAGATGCCACTGTTACAGAAAAATAATTTCCTCCCGGTCCTTGACGATATCCCGGAAAAGGTTGTCCGCACGGCAAAGCTCATGTTCATCAACTACCCCAACAACCCGACGGCTGCCATTGCCCCGCTCTCGTTCTATAAGGAGGTTGTGGATTTTGCTGCGGACAATAACATCGTTGTTGTCTCGGACAACCCCTATTCTGAAGTTGCCTTTGACGGCTACAAGGCCCCCTCGTTCCTGGAGGCAAGAGGCGCCATGGAAGTTGGGATCGAGATGCATTCACTCTCGAAAACCTACAACATGACCGGCTGGCGGATCGGCATGGCTGTCGGGAATCAGGAGATCCTCTCCGGTCTTGGCCGGGTCAAGACAAATGTCGATTCCGGAGTTTTCAACGCCGTCCAGTATGCGGCGATAGCTGCCCTATCAGGCCCGCAGGACTGCGTGAAGGAGGCCTGTGCGATCTACCAGGAGCGCCGGGACGTGCTCGTTGCCGGGCTCCGCGACCTCGGCTTTGACGTGCCGGCCCCGAAGGCGACTTTCTATGTCTGGATGCCGGTAAAGGATTGCATGTCCTTTGCGGCAAAACTCCTCAATGAGGCCGGTATCGTGGTCACGCCGGGCATCGGTTTTGGCTCCGCGGGCGAGGGCTATGTCCGGTTTGCGATCACCCGACCGGTAGAAAGGATACACGAGGCCATAGAACGGATGCGGAGGCTTTCCCTGTGA
- a CDS encoding IPT/TIG domain-containing protein: MSVKPYCGLLLGLILVFCVLLAGCSSQSSGSTTTIAKITTQPQPKYTAGNIVTNNASSAFWLITAYDSTNDQYTRVLVQKTSAGSWSQVTGQSEIDTRIDVEKLYPVLLTQVSVSSVTYATPTVPTTVQTTLSGSGPIVSAVSPTTGATGTTLSVTITGSNFQNGATVYLIQAGLQPVTASSVSVTSTQITGTFNLASLNAGPANIQVSNPDGRVGSLYSAITIGLAPPTISSISPTSGNLGTSYTLTLTGQTFTDVSAVTLWSSDATSQIQCSSPSSAATTVSCSLAIPSSVETGAYSVEALTSDGTIGWMNSSFTVNNATS; this comes from the coding sequence ATGTCCGTAAAACCTTATTGTGGACTCCTGCTGGGTCTGATTCTTGTCTTTTGTGTGCTCCTTGCCGGCTGCTCGAGCCAGAGTTCGGGTTCAACAACTACGATCGCAAAGATCACAACACAACCTCAGCCAAAATATACGGCAGGGAATATTGTTACAAATAATGCATCATCCGCCTTCTGGCTTATCACCGCATATGACTCCACCAATGATCAATACACACGGGTACTTGTCCAGAAAACTTCCGCTGGCTCCTGGAGTCAGGTGACCGGCCAGTCAGAGATTGATACCCGTATTGATGTGGAGAAACTGTATCCGGTTCTGCTTACCCAGGTTTCGGTTTCATCAGTCACCTATGCGACCCCGACTGTTCCCACTACGGTTCAAACCACCCTTTCCGGAAGCGGGCCGATTGTCTCTGCAGTATCTCCCACCACAGGTGCGACAGGTACAACTCTTTCTGTTACGATCACCGGAAGCAATTTCCAGAACGGGGCTACAGTGTACCTGATCCAAGCCGGACTCCAGCCAGTAACGGCATCGAGTGTTTCGGTGACTTCGACGCAGATCACCGGAACCTTTAACCTGGCCAGCCTGAATGCAGGGCCGGCAAATATTCAGGTAAGCAATCCCGATGGCAGAGTTGGATCCCTGTACAGCGCGATTACCATTGGTCTGGCACCACCCACGATCAGCAGCATCAGTCCGACCAGTGGCAATCTTGGTACTTCATATACCCTGACCCTCACCGGTCAGACATTTACTGATGTGTCCGCGGTAACTCTGTGGTCCTCTGATGCGACCTCCCAAATCCAATGTTCTAGTCCCTCTTCTGCTGCAACCACGGTCAGCTGTTCTCTTGCGATCCCCAGTTCGGTGGAAACTGGGGCTTACAGTGTTGAGGCTCTCACGAGTGACGGGACAATAGGGTGGATGAACTCCTCATTTACGGTCAATAATGCCACATCATAA
- the cutA gene encoding divalent-cation tolerance protein CutA, whose protein sequence is MEAGPGTETNMEICVLYVTAPQSQSEALAKSLLEKHLIACANITPVRSLYRWKGESCDDKEDLLILKTRKGLVQATIAAVKAEHPYEVPEIIALPVIAGHALYLDWVYTETDRK, encoded by the coding sequence ATGGAGGCCGGACCCGGAACGGAGACAAATATGGAGATCTGCGTCCTGTACGTGACCGCTCCGCAGTCACAATCCGAAGCGCTGGCAAAGAGCCTGCTTGAAAAACATCTTATCGCATGCGCCAATATCACCCCGGTACGCTCCCTGTACCGCTGGAAAGGCGAATCCTGCGACGACAAAGAGGACCTGCTTATCCTCAAGACAAGGAAAGGCCTTGTGCAGGCCACTATTGCTGCGGTAAAAGCAGAGCATCCGTACGAGGTCCCGGAGATTATCGCGCTGCCGGTTATCGCCGGCCACGCGCTGTACCTCGACTGGGTGTACACGGAAACCGATAGAAAGTAA